ACTTGGATTGCTACAATTGGAAAAGTATGAAGAGCCAGATAAAGGAACAGAAGATAGAAGCATTCCTGACTTACTCGATACCCTGCTATCCTTTGCCATAGAGACGAAAGTAATAGCAGATATTTTAGATGAAAAGGAAATGCTTAGCGCAAAGATTATGGATTGCTTTTTATCGAAACCGTCGGAAATTAACGCAATTTTTCATCAGAAATATAAGGAATCACCAAGCGCTGCTACAGACTACTTTTATCAACTAAGTAAAGATAGTAACTATATTCAAATGAAGCGAATCGCCAAGAATATTCACTATAAGACACAAACACCCTATGGCGATTTAGACATTACTATTAATTTATCCAAACCTGAGAAAGATCCTGAACAACTTAAACGGGAACGTGCGATGAAGCAAGTTGTAAGCTACCCAAATTGTGTACTTTGCGCGGAAAATGAAGGATACGTTGGACGAACCGGACATCCAGCTAGGTCCAATCACAGAATTATCGACGTTACATTAGAAGGAGAACAGTGGTTTTTACAATACTCTCCTTATGTTTATTATAATGAGCATAGTATTTTGTTTGCAGGCGAGCATAGGCCCATGAAAATAAATCGTGCAAGTTTTGAACGTTTAACAGCTTTTGTTGAACAGTTTCCTCATTACTTTATGGGATCCAATGCGGACATACCAATTGTTGGTGGCAGTATTCTGAATCACGACCATTACCAAGGCGGAAGATATACTTTTGCAATGACAAAAGCACAAGAAGAATTCCTATTCGAATTAGAGAGATTTCCACATGTTCATGCTGCCGTTGTAAAATGGCCTATGTCTGTTATTCGTTTACGTAGTCAACAAAAGGAAGATCTGCTTGACGCTGCAGATCATATTTTGAAAACTTGGAAGCAATATAGTGATTCTAGCGTTGCTATTAAAGCATTTACTAAATCCACACCACATAATACAATTACACCAATTGCACGGATACGAGATGATCACTTTGAATTAGATCTTGTCTTACGTAATAATCGGACATCTGAGCTACATCCTTTTGGTATTTTTCATCCACATGAAGATGTCCATCATATAAAAAAAGAAAACATCGGATTAATTGAAGTAATGGGGTTAGCCGTACTACCTCCTCGTTTAAAATCTGAAATTGATTTAATTAAAAGCTTTTTAATTGATGGTAAAACCAAAGTGGATTCTTATCATCAAGCATGGGCGGAGGAAATCAAGCATGCTCATCCTAACTTGAGTGAATCTAACGTGGAAGAAATCGTTTATGACGCTTTAGGTAAAAAATTCACCCGAGTTTTAGAGGATTCTGGTGTCTTTAAGTCGAATAATGAAGGTAGAGAAGCGTTTAAACGTTTCCTTGAAACCTTAAATCGGTAAATATAGGAGGGCAATATATGCAAGTAAACGTAGAAAATTTAGAAATTGCAGGACACAGTTGGAAAGAGTTCACACTTTCTAACAAGCAAGGAATGGAAGTTAGCTGCCTTAATTATGGTGGAATTATCACAAAAATAATGACACCCAATAAAAATAACGAATTTGAAAACGTTATCTTAAGTTATGCAGATTATGAAGATTATCTCGATAATCCTAATTTTTTCGGTGCTTTAATTGGTCGTGTAGCTGGTAGAATTGAAGCATCCTCTTTTCAATTAGATGGTAAGACTTATAATCTGCCATCTAATGAAGGAAAACACCATTTACACGGAGGCGCTGCAGGTTTCCATAAAGTACTTTGGCAAGCCGCTCCATTTGAAGAATCTGATGCTGTTGGGGTTACGCTAACACATAGAAGTCAAGATGGAGATGGAGGTTATCCAGGAAATCTTGTTATGAAAGTGACTTATACGCTAACAAATGAGAACGCTTTTAACATCACTTATGAAGCTGTTGTAGATCAAAAAACTATCCTAACCACTACAAATCACTCCTATTTTAATTTGAGTGGAAATTTAAAAACAGATATTTTACAGCATGATGTGAAAATGGAGGCTAGTCAATTTGTTGAATTAGATCATGAATTAATACCTACCGGAAATATTCTTCCTGTTGAAGGTACCGTGTTTGATTTTCAACATGGTCATAAGATTATAGATGGTATACATTCAGTTGATCAGCAAAACCTAGTCGCGTCAAACGGGTATGATCATTATTTCCTTTTTGATCATAACAAAAAAGAAAATGTAGTAGTTACAGAACAAACAAGTGGTAGAAAATTGACTGTCCAAACAGATCAACCAGGTATCGTTATGTATACTTCAAATGGTCTGGACGACACAATTAAACTTAGAGAGGGCAAGTCGGCTAAATATTTAGGTGTTTGTTTAGAAACACAATCAACACCTGCCTCACTTGAACATGAAGGTTTCCCTAGTATTTTACTAGAAAAGGATGCACCTTATAAAACAACTACTAACTTTATTTTTAGTACGAACTAATAGCAAAAGAATAGGATACTAAATTAACTAAATCAAACAATCGGAATATTATATATGTTTATTCAACTATAGTTCGATTATTTGATTGAGTTAAAAGGTAATTTAGAAGTTGAAATATGCGAGACTACTGTGTGAACAGCAAATGTATTCGATGAGGCGAGTAATGCAGTCCCACAAACTGAAAATTCTCCATAGATAGCTGAGGTTCACGGATAGAAAGTATATTTAATGCTGCGGAAGGTTCGTTATGTGCAAGAG
The nucleotide sequence above comes from Paraliobacillus zengyii. Encoded proteins:
- the galT gene encoding UDP-glucose--hexose-1-phosphate uridylyltransferase translates to MNQHIFKHIAQLIEKGIKQALITERDEIYVRNQILGLLQLEKYEEPDKGTEDRSIPDLLDTLLSFAIETKVIADILDEKEMLSAKIMDCFLSKPSEINAIFHQKYKESPSAATDYFYQLSKDSNYIQMKRIAKNIHYKTQTPYGDLDITINLSKPEKDPEQLKRERAMKQVVSYPNCVLCAENEGYVGRTGHPARSNHRIIDVTLEGEQWFLQYSPYVYYNEHSILFAGEHRPMKINRASFERLTAFVEQFPHYFMGSNADIPIVGGSILNHDHYQGGRYTFAMTKAQEEFLFELERFPHVHAAVVKWPMSVIRLRSQQKEDLLDAADHILKTWKQYSDSSVAIKAFTKSTPHNTITPIARIRDDHFELDLVLRNNRTSELHPFGIFHPHEDVHHIKKENIGLIEVMGLAVLPPRLKSEIDLIKSFLIDGKTKVDSYHQAWAEEIKHAHPNLSESNVEEIVYDALGKKFTRVLEDSGVFKSNNEGREAFKRFLETLNR
- a CDS encoding aldose epimerase family protein; its protein translation is MQVNVENLEIAGHSWKEFTLSNKQGMEVSCLNYGGIITKIMTPNKNNEFENVILSYADYEDYLDNPNFFGALIGRVAGRIEASSFQLDGKTYNLPSNEGKHHLHGGAAGFHKVLWQAAPFEESDAVGVTLTHRSQDGDGGYPGNLVMKVTYTLTNENAFNITYEAVVDQKTILTTTNHSYFNLSGNLKTDILQHDVKMEASQFVELDHELIPTGNILPVEGTVFDFQHGHKIIDGIHSVDQQNLVASNGYDHYFLFDHNKKENVVVTEQTSGRKLTVQTDQPGIVMYTSNGLDDTIKLREGKSAKYLGVCLETQSTPASLEHEGFPSILLEKDAPYKTTTNFIFSTN